A section of the Acanthochromis polyacanthus isolate Apoly-LR-REF ecotype Palm Island chromosome 13, KAUST_Apoly_ChrSc, whole genome shotgun sequence genome encodes:
- the LOC110955188 gene encoding putative gustatory receptor clone PTE03, producing the protein MTENNTDIVFILQGLNGSLTDRQLYFAFALMSYSFTVFVNLTLIVTVCFDKTLHEPIYIFLCNLCFNGICGASCFYPKLLYDLLANSHVITYIGCLTQMVATYSYIFCEFTSLTIMAYDRYVAICRPLQYRALMTVQKVAQLLFLTWCFSMLEAFVGVSLTSRLLLCGRHLPKIFCTNWDVVRLSCSDTTVNNIYGLVLTFSHLLQMILILISYAHLVRASIRSLSDRRKFAQTCLPHLVTLLIFTTSLLFDMMYSRYGGSDTMVVLKNALAAEFLVVPPLINPVIYGMNLHQIRSRILHMFAHRSDIPK; encoded by the coding sequence ATGACGGAGAACAACACTGATATCGTGTTTATACTTCAGGGTCTGAACGGTTCTCTGACCGACCGTCAGCTCTACTTCGCCTTCGCTCTGATGTCGTACAGCTTCACCGTCTTCGTCAACCTGACGCTCATCGTCACCGTCTGCTTTGATAAAACGCTCCACGAGCCCATCTACATCTTCCTGTGCAACCTGTGTTTTAACGGCATCTGCGGCGCTTCCTGTTTCTACCCGAAGCTGCTTTACGACCTCCTGGCCAACTCCCACGTCATCACCTACATCGGCTGCCTGACCCAGATGGTCGCCACCTACAGCTACATCTTCTGCGAGTTCACCAGTCTGACCATCATGGCATACGACCGCTACGTGGCCATCTGCCGGCCGCTGCAGTACCGAGCGCTGATGACGGTGCAGAAGGTGGCTCAGCTGCTGTTCCTCACCTGGTGCTTCTCCATGTTGGAGGCCTTTGTGGGCGTCAGCCTGACCTCCAGGTTGCTTCTCTGTGGACGCCACCTCCCCAAGATCTTCTGCACCAACTGGGACGTGGTGAGGCTGTCATGCTCCGACACGACGGTCAACAACATCTACGGCTTGGTGTTGACGTTCTCCCACCTGCTGCAGATGATACTTATCCTGATTTCTTATGCCCACCTGGTCCGAGCCTCCATCCGATCTCTGTCCGACCGCCGGAAGTTCGCCCAGACGTGTTTGCCGCATCTCGTCACGCTGCTCATCTTCACCACCTCGCTCTTGTTCGACATGATGTACTCTCGGTACGGCGGCAGCGACACGATGGTGGTTCTGAAGAACGCTCTGGCTGCAGAGTTCCTGGTGGTTCCTCCTCTGATCAACCCCGTCATCTATGGCATGAACCTGCACCAGATCAGGTCCAGGATCCTCCACATGTTCGCCCACAGATCAGACATCCCCAAGTGA